ATAACTTTTGGATGTAAATAATTTGTTCTCCTCTTTATCTAAAATATTGACATAAAGGCTTAGTATATATAAGAAGTTGGCCGATAAATTGGTAAAGGAAAAAAGTATAGAGGGGACTTCCTTTTCCTCTCGATGAATTTTATTCAGTAGCCTGACCACTTCCTTGGCTTTATGTCTAGCAATATTTATCTGACAGGACAGATAGGACCCCGTAGGCAAAGTGAAATGTTTAATCTTTATATCGGCCTGATACTCTTGATACAATTTGTGCAGTTTCTCCAAGTCCTCCTTCTCCACCGCTAACTTTCCTCTTAAGGAACCGTTAACGTGAAGGGACATTTCACATAACCATAATACATCTTCCTGTAAATTTCTAGGATAGTTCTCCTGTTTTGCTATAGAGTGCACCAATCCCAGATAACTACTTAATCCATCGGTCAATACTTCAAAATCACAGAACATACTTTTCTCTGGCATAAAAGTATAACATACTTCATCAAATTTCCCCATGATCTACCTCCTTCAATAAATATAAGCCATCAGCTGCTACTTCATTTGTTTTCCTGCCAACAGAAAAAACCCTTTCCACCTCACGGGAAAGGGTTTTTTCTCTGTATTCTATGGTATATATAGAATGTTATCTTCTGGTCACCATGAACAACACTTCATATCCCGTGAAGTTTCCAATTGTTCCTTCATATAGGCAGGTCTTCCGGCTCAGTACAAAAACTGTTTTTGCCTTCCCAGTTTCCCAGTGGCTAGTAAAAACAGCACATACTATACTTTACGGCGGCGGGACCGCACAGGACTTTAACCTGTTTCCCTTTTCATGCATATCTTCATGCAACCTATTTGACTTATTAACTTGTCTTATAACTCATTATATTCCCATACTTTCAAAAATACAACTAAATTTTTACAAGAAAGCGGCCAAGGTCGCTCCAGTGATATAGAAAAGCTTGGTTCCTTGCTAGCAAGGCAAACTTTTCTCTTTTCTTCTCTATCTCTTTTCAAAAAACTTATTGACAAAAAAGTATATATTTTCTATACTGTTAATATAATATATATACAGTATAGTCACACTATACACAGCTGTGTAGAAGGAGGGTTGTCATGGGAATTATGATATCCAATTCTTCCAATGAACCTATTTATCAACAGATTGCCGGTCAAATTAAAGGCATGATCATAAGGGGCCATCTACAAGAGGGAGATGCTTTGCCTTCTATTCGAGGCCTTGCCAGGGATTTGCAAATATCAGTGATTACCACCAAAAGAGCCTATGAGGAATTGGAGAAAGAAGGTTTTATCCAAACCATGCAAGGAAAGGGTTCCTTTGTGGCCATGCAGAACAAAGAACTTTTACGGGAAAAGAAATTAAAGATTATAGAAGAAAAACTTTTGGAAGTGGTCAAAGAAAGTAAATTATTAGGGTTAAGTCATCAAGAAGTTCAAGAAATGCTACAGATTTTATTTCAGGAGGTATAGAGATGTTACAAGTAGAGAATTTATCCAAATCCTTTAAAAATTTCAATTTAGACAATGTATCTTTTCACTTAGAACCAGGGTATATTATGGGTTTTATCGGACCCAATGGGGCTGGGAAAACCACCACCATTAAACTCATCATGAATCTTTTGAAAAAAGATGAGGGTAAAATTAAAATTTTTGGAAAAGACAATGTACAACAGGAGAAAGAAATCAAAGATCGGATAGGTTTTGTCTATGATTCCTCTTATTTTTATGAAGATTTATCTATAAAACAAATGAAGGATATTATTTCCCCTTTTTATAGTCATTGGGTAGAAGACACCTTTCAAAAGTATTTAAAAAGATTTGACTTGGACCCAAAGCAGAAAATAAAGAAATTATCTAAGGGGATGAAGATGAAGTTCTCTCTTAGCCTTGCCCTCTCCCACCAGGCAGAATTGATTATCATGGATGAACCCACCTCGGGTCTAGATCCTGTTTTTCGAAGAGAGATTTTAGATATTTTATACGATATTATTCAAGATGAAAATAAATCTATTTTCTTTTCTACCCACATCACCACAGATTTAGAAAAGATTGCCGATTATATTACCTTTATCAATAAAGGGAGAATAATATTCTCTAAGTCTAAGGATGAAATTCTAGAATCTTTTAAAATTGTAAAAGGAGCACCCCATCTTTTAGATGCCTCCATTCGAAAAAACTTTATCTCCCTTAGGGAAACTAAAGTTGGATTTGAGGGATTGACAGAAAGTCCAAGAATCATACAAAATACCCTAAAAGATAAAGTAATAATAGAAAAACCTAGTCTAGAAGACATTATGGTTTATATGGTAAGGGGGGAATAACATGTTTGCGTTGATTAAAAAGGATCTTATTTTAAGTTTTGGGAATAAACAAACTTATTTTTTATTGCTGTTCTATCCTCTATTGCTCTTGTTTATCACGGGCATGGAAAACCCTGGGATTATGATATTTGCCTGTGTTTCTACCTTTACGTTTTTACTCCCTCTGATTTCCTTTGCCTATGAGGAACTTCTGGATTCAAATATGCTTTTGGGTTCCTTGCCGATAAAAAGATGGGAAGTAGTGGTCAATAAATATATCTTTGCTCTGATTGTTTTTGGGCTTTCTATTCCTTATACCTATTTGTATATGAGCATTTTAAATTTTTTAGGATTTAACATTCTGGAGTTTTTCCATATATCTCTTATAAAAGATGTTTCTTTTTTCTCTTTATTCTCACTATCTATTGCTATACCCTTACATTATATATTCCCTTCTAAAATTGCTCGTTTAGCCCATGTTTTTATTTATATTCTGCTGACTAACCATTTTGTTCTGCAGGGTTCTACTACATTGCTTAAAGGGATTCAATCTCCTCTTTTAGGGATAGGGATATTTCTATTGTCTTTGGGGATCTCTATTGCGCTATATCAATCTAAGGATGTTTATTAGGAGGTGTTATTTTTGAAAGCATTAATCTGGAAAGATCTCCAGCTATTAAAATATGTAAACTTTATTATAGGGATAGTCGGTATCCTCTTTACCTTTGTTATTATGTCTCAAGAGGTATTCTTCATCTCCCAACTGGCTTATGCCTTTCTTGCCTTTGTTTTTCCCTATGTGGCTTCCATGTTTTTGTCTCAACATGAGAGTAAAAGCCAAGGAGATGTCGTTGTCAATTCTCTTCCGGTGAAAAGAAGAGAAATTGTAAAGGCCAGATATTATACCCTAGGGGTATACTCATTGGGCATTAACATCCTTATGTTTGTTTTGAGTACCTTGATTGGTGTATTTATGTCCGATAGCTTTAGGGGAAGCCCATCTTCTATATTTACCATTTTTTTGGCTATAGCTTTTACGCTGATTTTCTTTTCCCTTTATTTACCTTTCCAATATTATAGTCAAGGAAAAGTACAAATCTTTAATGGGATTTTTTATCTACTCCTTATGTTAATTCCCAATATCCTTAGAAGATATGGACAAAAAATCATGACAACAAAATTCTTCAATGTATTAGTGTCCCTAGACTTCGTGATATTAAGCTTTGTTCTTTTGCTCTTTTCTCTACTTCTCTACGCTCTATCCTTTGGTATCTCTACAATAATATATAAAAACAAAGAGTTCTAGGACTGGGAGGAGAGGATGAACAACCATCTTGGGGAGAGATCACCGTCTCCCCTGAGACTGTTTAAAAAACATATATAAAGGAAAATACCTGAATTTGTCACTGTGAGCATAGGGAAGAATCTAGCATTTAAGCTGGTTTAAGATTCTTCACTCCGCTACGCTACATTGAGAATGACACAAAGCAGGACTTTTTAAACAACTTGAGGGGAGACAACCGTCTCCCCTCTTTTTAGATTCCTATAAACTTTTTTGCAGATCTCCCTTGGTATTGTCGTTAGCATCTAGGAGGTATATTTCCCCTATGCCACAGTGGTTATATCCCTTTCATGATTTTCCATATGGGCAATCTTTTGATTATAAATATATTTAAGAAACACAATGCTTAAAATAATAGATACGACTTCTGCTATAGGATAGGCCCACCATATAAGATTCACATTTCCAAATAGAGATAATCCATAGGCCGCAGGTAGCAACACTACCAATTGCCTTGAAACAGCAGTGATCAGGCTTAATAAACCATTGCCAAAGGCTTGATACACAGAACTTGCGACAATGCTGACACCCGCGAAAATATAACTTAGGCTAATAATACGCAAGGCTGGAACACCAATACTGAGCATATCCTCTGATGCACTAAATAAAGATAACATCCCTCCGGGAAATGTTTGAATGAGGATTAGACCAAAGATCATAATACAAAGAGCATAGGCTACACTCAATTGAATGGTTTTGATAAGTCGCTCCTTAGACTTGGCACCATAATTATAGGCAATAATAGGAACCATGCCGTTATTTAGACCAAAGACAGGCATAAATACAAAGCTTTGTAATTTGAAATACACTCCAAAAACAGCGGTAGCTGTAGAAGAGAACTTGATTAAAATATTATTTATGCCATAGGTAGTCACTGAAGTGATGGACATCATAATAATAGAAGGAATACCTACAGAATAGATATCTTTAATGGTCTTTAGATTAGGCCTAAATCCCTTGAGCTTGACTGTAACTTCTTTATTTGCTTTAAGATTAAAAATAATAGCAAGAACTGCTGCCACTATTTGGCCGATGACTGTGGCCACCGCTGCACCCGCTACGCCCATTTCCGGCAATCCAAAGTATCCAAATATCAAAATAGGGTCCAAGATAATATTCACAATCGCACCCATTCCTTGGGTGATCATGGTATAAAAGGTTTTTCCGGTGGATTGAAGTAATCGTTCAAATATAATCTGAATAAATATCCCAATAGATGCTATACTGATAATACTTAGATAAGAAGTCCCATACCCAATAATCTGTGTATCATGGGTCTGGGCTGTAAAATAGGTCTTAGAAAACAGAAGACCAAAGATCAAGAATGCCACATAACTTAAAAGTCCTAAAAAGATACCATTATTGGCCGTACTATTGACCTTCTGGTAATTTTTTTCTCCAAGGTTTCTTGAGAGAAGAGCATTAATCCCTACCCCAGTACCTACTGCAATGGCGATCATAAGGTTTTGTATGGGAAAAGCTAGGGAAACCGCCGTCAATGCATTTTCATTGACTCTCGCCACAAATATACTATCTACAACATTATATAAAGCTTGTACCAACATAGAGATCATAATGGGTACCGACATATTAATCAGAAGTTTATTTACGGGCATAACACCCATCTTATTTTCTTTTGTTTGCAATATTTTTCCTCCTTAAAATTCTATACGTAAATTAAGCCTATAAAATTTAATTATACACCTTTTAAAAGAAAAAAGGAACAGATTTTCCTCTGTCCCTAGATCACAAAATTCTCCATATATTTTTTGGAAAGTCGTAAGCTGTCAAGGATGGGCTCTTTACTCTCCTCAAAGGCCTTGTCTTCCACTTCTATGCAAGCATAACCCTTGTAGCCAATATCGGTCAGGGCAGATACATAGGCTCCCCAATCCACATCTCCCAGTCCCGGTAATTTCGGACTCATGTATTCTAAGGGATAGGCCATGATTCCCACATCCTTTAATTTATCCTGATGTATTTTTATATCCTTAAAGTGAACGTGGAAAATTCTCTCTTTAAATTCATATATAGGGGAAATATAGTCCATGCCCTGCCACACAAAATGGCTAGGATCTATATTGATCCCAAAGTATTCACTGGGAATAATTTCAAAGAGCTGTCGCCAAATTTTAGGAGAGGTAAAGAGATTTTGCCCCCCTGGCCACTGATCTTCCCCAAAGAGCATGGGACAATTTTCTATAGCAATTTTAACCCCCTTTTCCTCAGCATAATGAATAATGGGCGGCCAGATTTCCTTGAATAATTCAATATTTTCCTCCACTGTTTTGTTTTGATTTCTCCCCACAAAGGTGGTGACCCTATGAATGTCTAACTTGCTACTTGCATGAATGACTTTCTTTAGATGTTCAATATTTTCATGGCATTTGACCAAATTCTCATCCATGGGATTGGGATAAAAGGCCAGAGAAGAAATTTCTATATCTTTACTGGTACAATAGTTTTTTATATAGCTAACTTTATCCTCCGTAAGATTTTCTACATCAATATGGCTGACCCCAGCATAACGGCGCTGGGCCTTCCCCCTTGGCCAACAGGCCATTTCTATACATTGATAACCCATGTCACTGGCCGTATCAATAACCTCTTCAAAACTCCAATCTGCCAAAATTGCGCTGACAAAACCCAATTTCATCAAGATCCCTCCTTAATATTGCTGCACCACAACCGTTCTTCCTGTTTTGGAAGATTCCATGCTGGCAAAAACTGCCCTCATGGCCTTTAGAGCTTCCGTCCCTGAAATCTCTGGCTCTTTGTTTTCCACGAGGCATTCCACAAAGTGGTCAATTACTCCCGACTTGCTTTGATTGTCATTGGTTTGGATTTGATCAATATCATAGTAAATATTTTCTCCATTTTTCAGCATTATTTTGATAGAGTACTGAGCATCATCATAGATATGCATAATGCCCTTAGTCCCGTACAAAATGGTGCTATTGTCCTCTGGACCATAATAATTCCAACTGGCCGTCATGGTGCCCACTATACCACCGCTCATTCTATAAATACAAAAGGCATTATCCTCTACTCCAATGGGATGACCTTGAGCATCCTTTTTATGCAAAGTCACTAACTTAGCGGTAGTCTCCACCACCACCTGGCCTGTTAAAAACTGAATTAAATCTGTTTTGTGAATACCCAAATCTCCTATAGCTCCCAAGCCAGCTTCACTTTTACGAAAAAACCAAACATTTTTTCCCGGGTCTATACTCCAAGTTTCAGGACCGCCATGCCCAAAAGTAGTTTTGAAGGTGATAATTTCTCCTATCACACCCTCCTGGATTAACTTTTTTGCCTTATCATGGGCTTTGGCATAGCGTTGATTGTGCCCAATCATCAAAAGCTTTCCTGTCCTTTTAGCTACCTCCACCATTTTTTCACAGTCTTCTAAGCGAGTAGCCATAGGTTTTTCACACAGCACGTGCTTTCCCGCTTTAAGGGCAGCAATGGCCATTTCTGCATGGACATGATTGGCTGTACAGATACTTACAGCATCTATTCCAGGATTGGCCAATAATTCCTCATAGGAAGTATAGGACTTCCCTCCGTATTTTTCTACCATCTTCTGAGTTCTGTCTTCATTTCTGCCATAAAAGCCCACAATCTCTGCATTTTTATTCTCTTTATACTCAGGAATATGCCTCACCTGGGCAATTTTCCCACAACCGATGATTCCAATCTTAACTTTCAATTTTCATCCTCCTCATTTTAACCCTCATCTTTCTTTTGCAATAACACCGCACCTATAACAATCAATCCCTTAAAAGCTTCCCTTAGAAAAGGGGGGACTCCAAAAATATTCAGTAAATTATTCATCACTGCAATAATGAGCATTCCAAAGACTGTCCCAATGATGGTCCCCCGTCCTCCACTCATGTTGGTGCCTCCCACTATAGCCGCTGCAATAGCATCCATCTCATTGCCACTACCGGCGTTGGAAAAGTCCATGGATCCAATCCTGGACACTTGGATAATAGCAGCAAAGGCCACCAATAAGCCCATCAGGGCATAAATACGTCTTTTTACCCGGTGAACATTTACTCCAGAAAGCTTGGCTGACCGCTCATTGGATCCAATGGCAATAATCTGCCTGCCAAAGGTTGTTCTTTGGGAGACAAAATACAAAATCCCTGCTATAATCCCCCAATAAAGAATAGGCATAAGCATATAATTTCCTATTCTAAGACTAGAAATCTGCAAAAATCCCTTAGGCACTGTGGGATTGTATCCCTGCATAAAATGCTGGGTTACACTGCGGAATATCTTCATGGCTCCTAAAGTAGCAATAAAGGGAGGGATTTTCCCCTTAGTTACCAGCAGCCCTATTCCTTCTCCCAAAAGAGCCCCCAACATTAGGCCTATGATTATGGCTATAATAAAGGCTGGTACACCTGTAAACCCTAAGTTTAGAAGAATACCCTTAGGTCCTCCATCTAAAAGCATCATGACCACTGCTCCTACGGCAACCAAAGTAGATCCCACCGCTAGGTCTATCCCCCCAGAAATAATGACAAAGGTCATTCCTAGGGCCATAATCCCAATGGCCGCATTGTTTCGTAAGATATTTATCCAGTTGTTAGTCCAGGAATGAAACCATTCTCCAAAGGAGGGATAGTTAAACCCTAATACCAGAGTTTGTAAGATGATCATAATCGCCAGGGCAATAGCTGTACTAAAAAGAGGTTGAGTAGTCCATTTATGTCGGAACCAACCAAGAAATGCCGTCAACTTTTTTTCTTTCACCATTTTCATTTTAGCATCCCTCCTCTTGACTTTGCTTGATTGTCCCGCCGGTAGCAAGACGCATAATATCATGCTGGTTCATGGTATCTCCCTGCACTTCTCCTTGAATCACCCCATGATACATCACTAGAGCCCGATTGCAAACTCGGATGATCTCCTGGGCTTCGCTGGACAATACCACTACAGCAATGTTTTCCCTAGCCAATCTTAGAATAATATCATAAATATCCTCTTTAGCTCCCACGTCAACCCCTTGGGTAGGATTATCTAGTATTAATAGCTTGGGATTGGCAATTAACCACTTTGCCAAGATTACTTTTTGTTGATTCCCCCCAGAAAGGCTGTAAATAGGGTCAGTTC
The Irregularibacter muris DNA segment above includes these coding regions:
- a CDS encoding ATP:cob(I)alamin adenosyltransferase, coding for MGKFDEVCYTFMPEKSMFCDFEVLTDGLSSYLGLVHSIAKQENYPRNLQEDVLWLCEMSLHVNGSLRGKLAVEKEDLEKLHKLYQEYQADIKIKHFTLPTGSYLSCQINIARHKAKEVVRLLNKIHREEKEVPSILFSFTNLSANFLYILSLYVNILDKEENKLFTSKSYELKI
- a CDS encoding GntR family transcriptional regulator — protein: MGIMISNSSNEPIYQQIAGQIKGMIIRGHLQEGDALPSIRGLARDLQISVITTKRAYEELEKEGFIQTMQGKGSFVAMQNKELLREKKLKIIEEKLLEVVKESKLLGLSHQEVQEMLQILFQEV
- a CDS encoding ABC transporter ATP-binding protein, which translates into the protein MLQVENLSKSFKNFNLDNVSFHLEPGYIMGFIGPNGAGKTTTIKLIMNLLKKDEGKIKIFGKDNVQQEKEIKDRIGFVYDSSYFYEDLSIKQMKDIISPFYSHWVEDTFQKYLKRFDLDPKQKIKKLSKGMKMKFSLSLALSHQAELIIMDEPTSGLDPVFRREILDILYDIIQDENKSIFFSTHITTDLEKIADYITFINKGRIIFSKSKDEILESFKIVKGAPHLLDASIRKNFISLRETKVGFEGLTESPRIIQNTLKDKVIIEKPSLEDIMVYMVRGE
- a CDS encoding ABC-2 transporter permease, encoding MFALIKKDLILSFGNKQTYFLLLFYPLLLLFITGMENPGIMIFACVSTFTFLLPLISFAYEELLDSNMLLGSLPIKRWEVVVNKYIFALIVFGLSIPYTYLYMSILNFLGFNILEFFHISLIKDVSFFSLFSLSIAIPLHYIFPSKIARLAHVFIYILLTNHFVLQGSTTLLKGIQSPLLGIGIFLLSLGISIALYQSKDVY
- a CDS encoding ABC-2 transporter permease; translated protein: MKALIWKDLQLLKYVNFIIGIVGILFTFVIMSQEVFFISQLAYAFLAFVFPYVASMFLSQHESKSQGDVVVNSLPVKRREIVKARYYTLGVYSLGINILMFVLSTLIGVFMSDSFRGSPSSIFTIFLAIAFTLIFFSLYLPFQYYSQGKVQIFNGIFYLLLMLIPNILRRYGQKIMTTKFFNVLVSLDFVILSFVLLLFSLLLYALSFGISTIIYKNKEF
- a CDS encoding MATE family efflux transporter, with the translated sequence MGVMPVNKLLINMSVPIMISMLVQALYNVVDSIFVARVNENALTAVSLAFPIQNLMIAIAVGTGVGINALLSRNLGEKNYQKVNSTANNGIFLGLLSYVAFLIFGLLFSKTYFTAQTHDTQIIGYGTSYLSIISIASIGIFIQIIFERLLQSTGKTFYTMITQGMGAIVNIILDPILIFGYFGLPEMGVAGAAVATVIGQIVAAVLAIIFNLKANKEVTVKLKGFRPNLKTIKDIYSVGIPSIIMMSITSVTTYGINNILIKFSSTATAVFGVYFKLQSFVFMPVFGLNNGMVPIIAYNYGAKSKERLIKTIQLSVAYALCIMIFGLILIQTFPGGMLSLFSASEDMLSIGVPALRIISLSYIFAGVSIVASSVYQAFGNGLLSLITAVSRQLVVLLPAAYGLSLFGNVNLIWWAYPIAEVVSIILSIVFLKYIYNQKIAHMENHERDITTVA
- a CDS encoding sugar phosphate isomerase/epimerase family protein — its product is MKLGFVSAILADWSFEEVIDTASDMGYQCIEMACWPRGKAQRRYAGVSHIDVENLTEDKVSYIKNYCTSKDIEISSLAFYPNPMDENLVKCHENIEHLKKVIHASSKLDIHRVTTFVGRNQNKTVEENIELFKEIWPPIIHYAEEKGVKIAIENCPMLFGEDQWPGGQNLFTSPKIWRQLFEIIPSEYFGINIDPSHFVWQGMDYISPIYEFKERIFHVHFKDIKIHQDKLKDVGIMAYPLEYMSPKLPGLGDVDWGAYVSALTDIGYKGYACIEVEDKAFEESKEPILDSLRLSKKYMENFVI
- a CDS encoding Gfo/Idh/MocA family protein, coding for MKVKIGIIGCGKIAQVRHIPEYKENKNAEIVGFYGRNEDRTQKMVEKYGGKSYTSYEELLANPGIDAVSICTANHVHAEMAIAALKAGKHVLCEKPMATRLEDCEKMVEVAKRTGKLLMIGHNQRYAKAHDKAKKLIQEGVIGEIITFKTTFGHGGPETWSIDPGKNVWFFRKSEAGLGAIGDLGIHKTDLIQFLTGQVVVETTAKLVTLHKKDAQGHPIGVEDNAFCIYRMSGGIVGTMTASWNYYGPEDNSTILYGTKGIMHIYDDAQYSIKIMLKNGENIYYDIDQIQTNDNQSKSGVIDHFVECLVENKEPEISGTEALKAMRAVFASMESSKTGRTVVVQQY
- a CDS encoding ABC transporter permease; translated protein: MKMVKEKKLTAFLGWFRHKWTTQPLFSTAIALAIMIILQTLVLGFNYPSFGEWFHSWTNNWINILRNNAAIGIMALGMTFVIISGGIDLAVGSTLVAVGAVVMMLLDGGPKGILLNLGFTGVPAFIIAIIIGLMLGALLGEGIGLLVTKGKIPPFIATLGAMKIFRSVTQHFMQGYNPTVPKGFLQISSLRIGNYMLMPILYWGIIAGILYFVSQRTTFGRQIIAIGSNERSAKLSGVNVHRVKRRIYALMGLLVAFAAIIQVSRIGSMDFSNAGSGNEMDAIAAAIVGGTNMSGGRGTIIGTVFGMLIIAVMNNLLNIFGVPPFLREAFKGLIVIGAVLLQKKDEG